The Saccharothrix violaceirubra genome segment GTGAGGAAGTCGTTGCGGCCACGCGAGGTCCGCCACAGCGTGAGCACCACGGCCGCGCCCACCAGCAGGATCGCGCCCGCCGCGAGGAAGCCGGTCACAACCGGTCCTGACTGCGCAGACCCAGGTTCTCCGGCGCGTGCAGACGCACCATCACGTGGTTCACCCCCGGTGGTACCCGACGCGGCGTCAGCAGCGACACGACGAACATGACCACGAACCCGAGCGGGACCGTCCACGCCGCCGGCCGCGCCAGGAACACGTGGTACCAGCCGGTCCCGCCGCCCGAGCTGATCGTGACCAGGCCCGCCACCAACGCGGGCACGCCGCCCGCGAGCATGCCCGCCACCGCGCCGACCGTGGACACCCGCGTGCTCCAGATCCCCAGCACCAGCAACGGGCACAGCGACGACGCGGCCACCGCGAACGCCAACCCGACCATGTCGGCCACCGGCACCTTGCCGACCAGCAGCGACATCCCCAACGGCACCAGCACCGCGATGATCGACGACAGTCGGAACCCCCGGATGCCGCGCAGCCGCAGCACGTCACGCGACAGCACGCCCGCCAACGACACCATCAGACCCGAGGACGTCGACAGGAACGCCGCGAACGCCCCGCCCGCGACCAACGCCCCCAGGAGCTGCCCGCCCAGCCCGTCCACCATCCGGCTGGGCAGCACCAGCACCACCGCGTCGGTGTCGCCGGTCATCAACAGCTCCGGCGTGTACAGGCGGCCGAGCGCGCCGTAGATCGGCGGCATCAGGTAGAAGACGCCCAGCATGCCCAGCACGATCAACGTGGTCCGGCGGGCCGCGCGGCCGTTCGGGTTGGTGTAGAAGCGCACGATCACGTGCGGCAGGCCCATCGTGCCCAGGAACGTGGCGATGATCAGCGAGTACACCGCGTACAGCGGGAACCGCTCGCCGCCGCGCATGGGCAGCGCCCAGTCGTCGTTGGTGGCCGACGGGATCGAGTCGACGTGCGGCACCGCGGCGCCCTTGGGGAACGTCAGCCGCGACCCGGCGGCCACCGTGTGGTCGCCCGCCCAGAGCATGCCGCCGCCGTCGACCCTCGTCCCGTCGACCTCGCCGACACCGGCGTACGTCGTCGGCTCCTGCACCCGGAACGCGGTCGCGGTGTCGAACGCGACCGTCGTGTCGCTCGGGAACGCCGGGAAACCCGGCCCGTCCAGGTCACGCGCGCCGTGCGCGTGCCACGCGACCACCAGGAACACCACCGGCACGGCGATCGCGGTGAGCTTGAGCCAGTACTGGAAAGCCTGCACGAACGTGATCGACCGCATGCCGCCCGAGATCACGTTCGCGGTCACCACCACGGCCACGACCAGCGCGCCCACCCAGTCCGGCGTGCCCGTGACCGTGTGCAGCGTCAACCCGGCACCCTGAAGTTGCGGCAACAGGTAGAGCCAGCCGATGCCCAACGCGAGCACGCTCGTCACCGCGCGCACGACGGGCGACGCGAACCGGGCCTCGGCGAAGTCCGGCAGCGTGTACGCGCCGCTGCGCCGCAACGGCGCCGCGACCAGCGCCAGCAGCACCAGGTACCCGGCCGTGTAGCCGACCGGGAACCACAGCATGTCCGGGCCGTGCGCGAAGATCAGCCCGGCGATGCCCACGAACGACGCGGCCGACAGGTACTCGCCGCCGATCGCGGAGGCGTTCCACCACGGCGAGACCGTGCGCGAGGCCACGAAGAAGTCCGACGTGGTGCGGGAGATGCGCAGACCGTACGTGCCGACCGACATCGTGCCGACCGCGACCACCAGCACGGCGATGATGCCGTAGGTGCTGCTCACGAACGCTCCACCAACTCGGCGAACTCGCGTTCGTTGCGCTCGGACTGGCGCACGTAGAACCACCCCGCCAGGACCAGCACCGGGAACACCAGCACGCCCAGCAGCAACCACGGCAGGCTCAGGCCGAACAGGCGTTGCGTGGCCACATGCGGCGCGACCGCGAACACCAGCGGCAACGCCGTGA includes the following:
- a CDS encoding sodium/solute symporter, whose product is MSSTYGIIAVLVVAVGTMSVGTYGLRISRTTSDFFVASRTVSPWWNASAIGGEYLSAASFVGIAGLIFAHGPDMLWFPVGYTAGYLVLLALVAAPLRRSGAYTLPDFAEARFASPVVRAVTSVLALGIGWLYLLPQLQGAGLTLHTVTGTPDWVGALVVAVVVTANVISGGMRSITFVQAFQYWLKLTAIAVPVVFLVVAWHAHGARDLDGPGFPAFPSDTTVAFDTATAFRVQEPTTYAGVGEVDGTRVDGGGMLWAGDHTVAAGSRLTFPKGAAVPHVDSIPSATNDDWALPMRGGERFPLYAVYSLIIATFLGTMGLPHVIVRFYTNPNGRAARRTTLIVLGMLGVFYLMPPIYGALGRLYTPELLMTGDTDAVVLVLPSRMVDGLGGQLLGALVAGGAFAAFLSTSSGLMVSLAGVLSRDVLRLRGIRGFRLSSIIAVLVPLGMSLLVGKVPVADMVGLAFAVAASSLCPLLVLGIWSTRVSTVGAVAGMLAGGVPALVAGLVTISSGGGTGWYHVFLARPAAWTVPLGFVVMFVVSLLTPRRVPPGVNHVMVRLHAPENLGLRSQDRL